From one Treponema denticola genomic stretch:
- a CDS encoding FAD binding domain-containing protein, with amino-acid sequence MLYSPKEKNELLNLLKNIDDSTFIIAGGTDLVIHLKNSKLTDYSIIDITKIKEFKTVYETKYFLHIGSLITMTEICENNIIEEKCKALYQAAYELGSTLIRNRATIGGNVCNASQSADCSLALFCLEAAVKILDCSGEERIVPIDEFIIGREKTILTKNEVVTEILIPQKNRVSAFKKVGARKAVTISKVSCAVEYIPDDGALTNVRAYLGAVGIKPVKAVNIETYLEGKNISSINLQELQNIAHNEIENAIPTRSSRFYKRTAVEGLIEDLIKNLKED; translated from the coding sequence ATGCTCTATTCTCCTAAGGAAAAAAATGAATTATTAAACCTGCTAAAAAACATAGACGATTCCACTTTTATAATTGCCGGCGGAACGGATTTGGTTATTCACTTAAAAAATAGTAAGCTTACCGATTACAGCATTATCGATATAACAAAAATAAAAGAATTTAAAACTGTCTATGAAACAAAATATTTCTTACATATAGGCTCGCTTATAACTATGACCGAAATTTGCGAAAATAATATAATAGAAGAAAAATGTAAAGCATTATACCAAGCCGCTTATGAATTAGGCTCTACCCTTATAAGAAACAGAGCAACTATCGGCGGAAATGTCTGTAACGCATCCCAATCGGCAGATTGCAGTTTAGCATTATTTTGCTTAGAAGCTGCCGTAAAAATTCTTGATTGCAGCGGTGAGGAAAGAATCGTACCTATTGATGAATTTATAATCGGAAGGGAAAAAACTATTCTTACCAAAAATGAAGTTGTTACCGAAATTCTAATTCCTCAAAAAAATAGAGTGAGTGCATTTAAAAAAGTAGGAGCAAGGAAAGCCGTTACAATTTCTAAGGTAAGCTGTGCTGTAGAATACATACCCGATGATGGGGCACTGACAAATGTAAGAGCCTACTTAGGGGCTGTAGGAATAAAGCCTGTAAAAGCCGTTAATATTGAAACCTATCTTGAAGGGAAAAATATTTCAAGTATTAATCTTCAAGAATTACAAAACATTGCACATAACGAAATAGAAAATGCAATTCCTACACGCTCTTCCAGATTTTATAAAAGAACGGCGGTCGAAGGATTAATTGAAGACCTAATTAAAAACTTAAAAGAAGATTGA
- a CDS encoding (2Fe-2S)-binding protein — protein sequence MRINTIINGRPIEADVDEKMRLIDFLRDELNLTGTKEGCSEGECGACTVIMDKRAVTSCTVLAGQIDGSEILTIEGLAKNGELDILQKKFIEYGAVQCGFCTPGFIMSAKALMMNNKNPGLNEIKRAVEGNLCRCTGYIKIIEAIEAAAKEVN from the coding sequence ATGAGAATAAACACGATAATTAACGGCCGTCCGATTGAAGCGGATGTAGATGAAAAAATGAGGCTCATCGATTTTTTAAGAGATGAACTAAATTTGACGGGAACAAAAGAAGGCTGCTCTGAAGGAGAATGCGGTGCCTGCACCGTAATTATGGATAAAAGAGCCGTTACCTCCTGTACCGTCTTGGCCGGACAAATAGACGGCAGCGAAATTTTAACCATCGAAGGTCTTGCAAAAAACGGAGAACTTGATATTCTACAAAAAAAATTCATTGAATACGGCGCCGTACAATGCGGCTTTTGCACTCCGGGGTTTATAATGAGTGCAAAAGCCCTTATGATGAACAATAAAAATCCCGGCCTAAATGAAATAAAAAGAGCCGTAGAAGGAAACCTCTGCCGATGTACCGGCTATATTAAAATCATTGAAGCCATAGAAGCGGCAGCAAAGGAGGTAAATTAA
- a CDS encoding ABC transporter ATP-binding protein: MNTAFELKDVFAERGKTTVLKNISQIIPQNKIISLIGANGAGKTTLLRLLAGLEKPVSGTLSVLQKDSGSLTRKEFSRYVSYIPQEHRSVFAYTVRDFVVMGRNPYQSEIKAPSKEDWEFTDYVLEKLRLKDFAERPYTQLSSGEARLILLARGLVQNAPIMLLDEPTSNLDFYNEHKLIEIICKLCKEEKKSIIVSIHNPALAIQYSDIVYCIHQNTIFEMVEKSDNSFDKKIIELLNLIYKKDESSQIHLKYVDDKPFVYIKPRF; the protein is encoded by the coding sequence ATGAATACGGCTTTTGAGCTTAAGGATGTTTTTGCCGAAAGAGGAAAAACTACCGTACTTAAAAACATATCGCAAATTATTCCGCAAAATAAGATTATAAGTTTGATAGGTGCGAACGGCGCAGGTAAAACTACTCTTTTAAGATTATTGGCCGGTTTGGAAAAACCTGTAAGCGGAACGCTGTCGGTATTGCAAAAAGATTCAGGCTCATTAACACGGAAAGAATTTTCCCGCTATGTTTCTTATATTCCGCAAGAACATCGGAGCGTCTTTGCTTACACTGTAAGAGACTTTGTAGTTATGGGAAGAAATCCTTATCAATCGGAAATAAAGGCTCCTTCAAAAGAAGATTGGGAATTTACGGATTATGTGCTCGAAAAATTGAGATTAAAAGATTTTGCCGAGCGTCCTTATACTCAGTTAAGTTCGGGTGAAGCCCGTCTAATTTTGCTTGCACGCGGTCTTGTTCAAAATGCTCCTATCATGCTTTTAGATGAACCTACCTCAAACCTTGATTTTTATAATGAGCATAAACTCATAGAAATTATATGCAAGCTGTGTAAAGAAGAAAAAAAGAGCATAATAGTTTCTATTCATAATCCGGCTCTTGCAATTCAATATTCCGATATTGTTTATTGTATTCATCAAAACACAATCTTTGAGATGGTAGAAAAATCCGATAATTCTTTTGACAAAAAAATAATCGAGCTTCTTAATCTTATTTATAAAAAAGATGAGTCTTCACAAATTCATTTAAAATATGTTGATGATAAACCCTTTGTTTATATAAAGCCTCGTTTTTGA
- a CDS encoding NTP transferase domain-containing protein has translation MKISAIILASGFSKRMPQNKLKLLIREKKVYQYIIDNIEKIEFAEKIIVTNDSEISLYASERKIKPVPNETAHIGKSESIKKGIKASGSADAYMFFVADQPFLTVPTIKNLMEFYCKNKDYIIYPKYGNDRGSPVILPSKYKNELLNLEKDKGGASLINENNSKFLIIENTIEGFDIDDTESYEKIIKIGM, from the coding sequence ATGAAAATTTCTGCAATAATATTGGCAAGCGGTTTTTCAAAAAGAATGCCGCAAAATAAATTAAAACTTTTGATACGGGAGAAAAAAGTATATCAGTACATTATCGACAATATAGAAAAAATCGAATTTGCGGAAAAAATAATTGTAACAAATGACAGCGAAATCTCACTTTATGCTTCCGAAAGAAAAATCAAGCCGGTACCTAATGAAACTGCACATATCGGAAAATCGGAATCGATAAAAAAGGGAATAAAGGCATCCGGATCTGCCGATGCTTATATGTTCTTTGTAGCAGATCAGCCTTTTTTAACGGTTCCTACAATAAAAAATCTTATGGAATTCTATTGTAAAAACAAAGATTATATTATTTATCCTAAATACGGGAATGACCGGGGTTCTCCCGTAATCCTCCCTTCTAAATACAAGAACGAATTATTAAACCTTGAAAAAGATAAGGGCGGAGCCTCTTTAATAAATGAGAATAACTCAAAGTTTTTAATCATTGAAAACACAATCGAAGGCTTTGATATTGATGATACTGAAAGCTATGAAAAAATTATTAAGATTGGTATGTAA
- a CDS encoding xanthine dehydrogenase family protein molybdopterin-binding subunit, protein MNKYKYIGKRFQREDSLERVIGATKFLADIKRYNMLYGKLILSEKPHAEISFDFDEALKVKGIYRILTYKDIPKIPYNCMEWFTGIAAHHDEYILNDKARFVGDRIAIVLGETKRAVEEAVKKVTVHYKELPVVTSIEEAAQDKVILKRESNLAYEKKIACGDFEKAEAEADYIIEDTGSTPRTHHLAIEPHISLAEFDDFGTLIIHSPGQIVFAVQMHMARILQIPYSKVRVIKTNMGGSFGGKQQPLLEFTAGAAAWICKRPVLVYMDREQSIIGTFSRNPTQVKIRTAVKKDGTILGRKVETLIDGGAYDTNNTSITNAYAKKLFRLYKIYNQEFHGRAYYTNGIPGGACRAYGGPQSHAVSEINITNAAKKLGIDPCEFRLKNLVDPYDDDPVGGPNLGKAAVKECIIKGMETFDWKNKYNNIHKQNTERYAYGVGVACATHGNGYLGAFPDFINTEMILNPDGSVFVKIAVHEQGCGTIDSLKLIAAEALDIDPSAITIPEADTAITPYDAAGTQASRVTFVAGGALIEAGELLKAKLFDTLNKVENIPLEDMYTDSGIVKIKNSSKTYTYGEIATMREKKLSDQTSVYVHHEQKTNPAAFAACFAEVKVDKKTGLVEITDLLAIHDIGKAINPLLAEGQIHGGCQFILGMALSEEIIRDEEGYIKNSTLSKYHVLNSQDMPYIKTLLIESEDEKAPYGLKSVGEISAVAPAPAVLNAINHALGTNITDYPATPERIVEELTKLSQKRGFI, encoded by the coding sequence ATGAATAAATATAAATACATCGGTAAAAGATTCCAACGGGAAGACAGTCTTGAAAGAGTAATAGGTGCAACAAAATTTTTAGCAGACATAAAAAGATATAACATGCTTTACGGTAAACTAATACTGAGCGAAAAACCTCACGCAGAAATAAGTTTCGATTTTGATGAAGCATTAAAGGTAAAAGGAATTTACCGAATTCTAACATATAAAGATATTCCGAAAATACCGTATAACTGTATGGAATGGTTTACAGGAATAGCCGCACACCATGATGAATATATCTTAAATGATAAAGCGCGTTTTGTAGGCGATAGAATTGCCATTGTTTTGGGAGAAACAAAAAGAGCTGTTGAAGAAGCCGTAAAAAAAGTAACCGTACACTATAAGGAATTACCGGTTGTGACAAGCATTGAAGAAGCCGCTCAAGATAAGGTAATCCTTAAAAGAGAATCCAACCTTGCTTATGAAAAAAAAATAGCATGCGGAGATTTTGAAAAAGCGGAAGCGGAGGCCGATTACATAATAGAAGATACGGGCTCCACTCCGCGTACCCATCACCTTGCAATAGAACCTCACATCTCCTTAGCCGAATTTGACGACTTCGGAACTTTAATAATACACAGCCCGGGACAAATCGTTTTTGCAGTGCAAATGCACATGGCCCGCATTTTACAAATTCCGTACTCAAAAGTGAGGGTAATTAAGACTAACATGGGCGGCTCCTTTGGAGGAAAGCAGCAGCCCCTTTTGGAATTTACTGCAGGTGCCGCAGCATGGATTTGTAAACGCCCCGTACTTGTTTACATGGACAGGGAGCAAAGCATAATAGGAACATTTTCACGTAATCCTACTCAGGTAAAAATCAGAACCGCTGTAAAAAAAGACGGAACCATATTAGGCAGAAAGGTTGAAACCCTAATCGACGGCGGAGCCTATGATACAAATAATACAAGCATAACAAATGCCTATGCAAAAAAACTTTTTAGACTTTATAAAATTTATAATCAGGAATTTCACGGCAGGGCTTATTATACAAATGGAATTCCAGGAGGAGCTTGCCGTGCCTACGGAGGCCCTCAGTCCCATGCCGTTTCCGAAATTAATATAACAAATGCCGCAAAAAAATTAGGAATAGACCCTTGCGAATTCCGTCTTAAAAATTTAGTTGACCCTTATGATGACGATCCCGTAGGAGGTCCCAATTTAGGAAAGGCAGCGGTCAAAGAATGTATCATTAAAGGAATGGAAACTTTCGACTGGAAAAACAAATACAATAACATCCATAAACAAAACACCGAACGCTATGCCTACGGAGTAGGAGTCGCCTGTGCCACGCACGGAAACGGCTATCTTGGGGCCTTCCCCGATTTTATAAATACCGAAATGATATTAAACCCCGACGGTTCCGTTTTTGTAAAAATTGCGGTACACGAGCAGGGCTGCGGAACAATCGACTCCTTAAAGCTTATAGCGGCAGAAGCCCTTGACATTGACCCATCCGCAATTACAATACCCGAAGCGGATACGGCAATAACACCTTATGACGCAGCAGGCACACAGGCAAGCAGAGTAACCTTTGTTGCAGGCGGAGCACTCATTGAAGCTGGAGAATTATTAAAAGCAAAACTTTTCGATACGCTCAACAAGGTAGAAAATATCCCGCTTGAAGATATGTACACGGATTCGGGTATTGTAAAAATCAAAAACTCATCTAAAACCTACACTTACGGAGAGATAGCTACAATGAGAGAAAAAAAACTTTCGGATCAAACTTCCGTTTATGTTCATCACGAACAAAAAACAAACCCCGCAGCCTTTGCCGCCTGCTTTGCCGAAGTTAAGGTCGACAAAAAAACGGGGCTTGTAGAAATAACCGATTTGCTTGCAATTCACGACATAGGGAAAGCCATTAATCCTTTATTGGCAGAAGGCCAGATTCACGGCGGCTGCCAATTTATTTTAGGCATGGCTCTTTCCGAGGAAATTATCAGAGATGAAGAAGGCTATATCAAAAACAGCACTCTCTCAAAATATCATGTTTTAAATTCGCAAGATATGCCATATATAAAAACGCTTCTTATTGAGAGTGAAGACGAAAAGGCTCCCTACGGCTTAAAAAGCGTAGGCGAAATTTCGGCGGTAGCACCGGCCCCTGCTGTTCTTAATGCAATAAATCATGCATTGGGAACAAACATTACCGACTATCCGGCAACACCCGAAAGAATTGTTGAAGAACTTACAAAATTATCTCAAAAACGAGGCTTTATATAA